The Argentina anserina chromosome 5, drPotAnse1.1, whole genome shotgun sequence genome includes the window AAAAAATAAGTAATacaaaactgattaattaattaatataaaaatatataaaatactCTTATGTTCGTGAAAATTATCATATGTCACTCATAGATTTAAGTCATTTAACAAATTTCTCTCccctcattttttagtttttttttcggtaAATTTAAGTTGGATGGCCAAACCACCGATATTTTGgaggtgagccaatatataaagttgttccttatgtcatgagctttcatttaagtaccatattgcatatgttttgagaaattttgaattttactcACAAAAAAaccacagtagcagttagtttatTAGTCGTCAGTAACAACTAGATTTATAGTCGACAATAGCAAGTACATTCGAAGTCAACAGTAGCAGGTacattccaagtcgacagtagtagTTAGATTCATAGTTGACAATAGCAGTTAGATTCATAGTCGACAATAACATATACATTCCAAGTCGACAATAGCAGATGTCTTTCAagttgacagtagcagttagtttttatagtcgacagtaaCAAATAACCTCTCCATTGATGGTAGCAAACACTGTAGGTAAAAGAAGAttaaaaaagtaaattattttatgacatgtgtcAACTTGCCATTATTTGGtctttatttgtaaattttggtctttatttattttatcaaattaagtaaggaattatttgtaaactaaattattatttggttcttttgaataatttgttatttagaatttgatatttttaaCACGCGGAAGAGCCAAAACTACCTATATTAACCTTCATTTCTCATGAGAAGTGCTCTACATCTAACCGGTTAACTTCATTATCTAATCatcatttacaaaaaaaatccaGCCATCTAGCTATCAAGTATCAACACCTTCTCCTTTCAAAATATGGGAAGATTTGACTGGAATTCATCATCCAAATTGATTATTTAATCATTTGAGTAttcacaagaaaaacaaaagttgTATCGAACAAAATACCTAAACCCATCGAAAAACGTCACTGTTGTAGAGGCAGAGGGAGAGGGAGCCCATGGTGCGCGTCTATAAATACAACCCTGATTTCATATTTCTCCAAATCTCTATTTCCTCCCATTTCATCTTCCCCTCTAAGCCAAAAATAGACGCACACCCACACTGAAGCTCGCTCGCCCCACCCAACCATGGCGAAGCCTCGCAAGCCCAAGAACGAGGACGCCAAGCCCGACAATTCTGGCCCCCTCGTCCGCCACCAGAAGCTCTGCCTCTCCATCGACCTCGCTCACCGTCGCATTTACGGGTCTGCCCTCACCTCCTTCTCACTACTGATTtccgattttaggttttcgaAATTCTCATAGTTTTCAATTGAGCTTAGTTTATGTATTCGGTTTACGATTTTAGGTACACTGAGCTGAAGGTCACGGTCCCGGAGATAGGGATTGTAGGGCTACACGCCGAGAATTTGGGGATTGAGGGTGTTTCTGTCGACGGAGAGCCGGCGGATTATGAGTACTACCCTCACAGTAATCACAGGGATTCGGAGAGTGAGAGGAACTGGAGCTCCGTGACGTCGCCGAGCTCTGCTGCTGATGCGGCTGGTTCGTGTTACATTTCGGCTCTGGAGAGGGAATTGGTGCCGAATTTACTGATTAATTGCTGCAAGGCGTTCAAGGGTCGAAGTGAAGTGCAGGAGCAGGTGGTGGCGGCGGAGAACGAGGCGCTTCAGTCGTCTGAAGAAGCCAAGCAGGTTTATGGTTTGTTTATGTAGTTGCGATTTCGTGAGATGGAAGGGAGTAATTCGACTAGTTTTGGCTTGGATGGTTGTGAATTATATCGATGCTTGCATGGCTTCTGGTTCAGGCCTTCAGGGTTTGCTGCTATAGTCATTTTTTAGAGTTTTCGAAAtgagagtttagggtttaggggaAAGGATGCTTTAAATATAGCTTAGTTCGATGAGTGACATGTATAAGAAATGAGACATCTTCCTGAGGGTTGGCTTCAGTTAGTTCAGCGTGTTGAGATTGGTTTTATCGTTGTATGTGGTTCTTATATAAGCTGATGTTTGTGcagaatttgagattgattcgTATTGATTATTGGGTAGAGAAAGCCGAGACCGGGATTTACTTCCGTGATAATGTACTACACACTGATAACCAAATGCGCCGTGCAAGGTGTTGGTTCCCTTGTATAGATGACTGTTCACAGAGATGCTGGTAATAATTGTGTGATACATTCTTATTCCAGTAATTTGGTATAATTAACAATCATTTGTATATTAATGGTGGCTATAATGTTACATGTTCAGCTATGATCTGGAGTTTACTGTGGCACAGAATCTTGTGGCTGTTAGCACTGGAACCCTACTCTACCAGGTGAATTGAACATAAAGCACCTGACTTTTCCAAGTTTACTGCCAGCGTATTATGTATTTTCCTTCTGTGAAATGCACAtgatttctaatgaattcaataacatGTAAGATGTAACTAAAAAATAGAGGGAGAAATAAGAGATTAGATTTAAAACTAGGATTAGGTTTTGTGGTCTGTTGGTTGAGTAATTAGTATTTTGTTGGAGTACACGTGTGTATTCTAATTCTTTTGCTGTTTGACAAATGACAATTCCTTCAAAGAATATTAGGACAAAATAGAATAAGGTAGTTAGGTACTTAATACTTTTCCTACAATATGGAACCTATACAAGGAAAATTGAAAGGATGGTATCAAAACTAGTGCGTACCACTTTGCAGACCAATGCCTTGCCGCAATATAACTGGGACTCAATTCCTTGTTGGTGCATTATATGCGGGGATAGCTCAGTTGGGAGAGCATCAGACTGAATCTGAGGTCGCGTGTTGGATCCACGCTCACTGCAGGCATCTACCGGATTGACCCTCTGTTGACTGGAAGTTTCAATTGGGTGgttaaaaaaacaatattcTTAAGAATAATTTACTATCAGGTTGGTTTTGAGTGAAACCACAATAGTCACCATCATCTGGCATACTATTCAACCATCCTTGTACATTTTAAGTTAAATGCAACCATGGAACCGGTCCATGTTTATAGGTTGATAAGCCTGACCTAGTAGCTtgttgccaaaaaaaaaaaagaataaataaacGGGTAGGTTACAACCTTGTTCCTGAATACCAGGAAATGTTCCCATAAGAAAAATGCAGCAGAGGCAATTGGAATTGCTGCCTTCCTAGATACCTTGCATAAATTTGAAGAGAGACATCAAGTCAAATCTTCTGTTCTTTCACTTAAATCCACAATTCTATTCCCTCAGTAATTACTTGAGTAATTGTATTGCTAGATATCACTCTTGAAAATCTGCCCATACGCCAGTATAGTTGTAAGTCATTATGGTCTCTGTTAAGTTCCCATGGACATGTATAATACCATGACAGGCAGTTAAAGGAAGTTTCATCGTGATCCTTAATATCCAATGAATTGGCTAAATTGTATCGCGTTTTTGTTTGACTTGTTAATGTTACAAATTTTTTATGGCAACTGTTATTTGTTTTGCAGGTCTTGAGCAAGGATGACCCCCCTCGCAAAACATATGTCTATAATTTAGATGTTCCAGTTAGTGCTTGGTGGATATCTTTGGTGGTTGCACCGTTTGAAATCCTTCCGGACCACCAATCTGGTCTAATATCTCACATGTGCTTGCCAGCAAATTTGCCAAAGCTTCGCAACACTGTTGAATTTTTTCATGGGGCATTTAGGTTTGTCTCTTAAGTCTGTGACTCCATCTGTttgaattcaattttttttcttcatttatgTCATCCCattaatattttattcttaTACTCACAGCTGTTATAAGGATTATCTGGCGGTAAACTTTCCATTTGGGTCATACAAACAAGTTTTTATAGAGCCTGAGATGGCGGTATCCTCCTTGAGTTCAGGGGCGTCCATGAGCATATTTAGTTCTCAAGTTTTATTTGATGAGAAGATTATTGATCAGGTATGTTACTCATAGAGGGGATAAGATTATTTTTTCTAAGAAGTTTTCAAATAACAGCATTATTAGCACAATAGTATATGTCTTGTTTTTGGCACATATTCACAAAGTACCTACTGTATGTCTGTATTCACTTTCTTCCGGTCACCATGTGGAAACAATGTCCCTCGTAACATGCTTACTGTTGAGCTGATGGGTATGTTTCACGCAGACTATTGACACAAGGGTTAAGCTTGCATTTGCACTTGCAAGACAATGGTTTGGTGTTTATATCACTCCTGAGGCACCGAATGATGGTAAGCTGGTAGTATCTGGGTGTCTGTAATGCTTAGTTGGTACTTTAAGTAATTAGTAATCAATTGGCACTAACGTCATTCTTAACTCGTGTTTTCAGAGTGGCTGCTGGATGGTCTAGCTGGGTTTCTGACAGATTTGTATATCAAAAAGTATTTAGGGAATAACGAAGCCCGCTATCGGAGATTCAAGGTTTGGCTCATCTCAGAAACTTGCATTTACCACAATTACATTAGCTTATGCTTTGTAAATTAGTCATGTTTCTTCTTTCCTAAATAGCATTTCTTGATTCTTGAACACCGACTTCTGCACTTCTGCACTTCCTATATCCCTCTAGTTTGTTGTGTCCTTTTTTCACTTGAAAGCATGAAAGAACAAGCTATAGCATGCCGTATTTTAATGTCCTCATGCTATATAAATAAGTTACATTTCTTCTCTTCTAGACGGCCCATTTCTTTGACACCGACTTTGCCCTTTCCTTACTTCAGTTTGTTGTGTCTTTGTCCGCTTGGAATAAAGGAAAAGAAAGCTATGGCATGTttgttgttttctgttttctttttttctttttttcttctttattgAATTACCTTTCATGCCGCTAATGTTTTACTTCTGTATCTGCAGGCAAATTGTGCCGTTTGTAGAGCGGATGATAGTGGTGCTACTGCTCTAAGCTCGACTGCGTCTTGTAAGGATTTGTTTGGCACTCAGTGCATTGGAATATACAGCAAAATTAGATCATGGAAATCTGTGAGTTCATGTGGATTGTGTCTTTGTTACTTCATCACCTCAGTATGGTCTGACTTTTCTTCACCTTTACAACTAATTAATTGAACCTCTTTAAAAAAGGTGGCTATACTTCAAATGTTGGAAAAGCAGATGGGGCCCGAGTCTTTCCGTAAAGTAATCCTTCAAACTTGTTGCTCTTTTATGAATTGCTCTGATGACTAGATGAGGCTCATCTGAATTTGTTTCTTATAGTTGGTTCATCAcgttatcttttttttattaatattattttagtCCATCCTTACTCTCCACTATGTGGCATTCTTTCATGTACAGATTTTGCAAACAATAGTTTCGAGGGCTCAAGACAAGACCCGTCCTGTGAGATCTCTCAGTACAAAGGAGGTAACATAAACATCACTTTTGTGAAATATCGATGGATGTGAATCATGTgatgtttctttttttaaaggaGCATTAGCAGTTACAGTTTTAGTTTtgtcttcaatttttttaatgccATAAATTGTGTTTTGCAGTTTAGGCATTTTGCTAATAAAGTTGGTAATCTTGAGCGCCCTTTTCTCAAAGAATTCTTCCCTCGCTGGGTAGAATTGTGTGGTTGTCCAGTTCTGAGGTATCATGCGTGTGCTACATATAATCTTTTCTTTCATGCCTGGATCTCTTTTCCAGatttatttacttatatgcATTTGTTCACTTGTACTCAAATATGAAGGATGGGCTTCTCCTACAACAAACGAAAGAATATGGTTGAAGTTGCAGTTTTACGTGGGTGTACAGAGATATCGGATTCAAGTGATTCAACTGTTAATGCTAATTCAGAATCTGAAAAGCGTGACAATGATACTGGATGGCCTGGAATGATGAGCATCAGAGTTCATGAACTTGATGGAACATTTGATCATCCTATGCTGCCAATGGCTGGAGAAACAGTCCAGCTGCTGGAAATACAATGTCATTCAAGGCTTGTGGCTAAACGCTTACAGAAGCCTAAAAAGGGCTCAAAGCCTGATGGAGCAGATGATAATGGAGATGCAACTCCTGCCCTAGATATACGCTCCAGgtataatataaacctaatctTTTAGCAGCTCTTATTGAATAATTATCCAGCATGttgaaatttatttttgacaGTATGGAATCTCCGTTGCTGTGGATGAGGGCAGACCCAGAAATGGAATACCTTGCTGAAATTCATTTTAATCAACCTGTACAGATGTGGGTACGTATGAGATTGCGGTGATTCTACATGCATGTATGGAGTTATAAACATGTGGGTTAATCACTGTGGTACTTATGCTTGATAAATTATTTATCTTCCATTTTGAACAAGCCTGTTGGTGGTTAACTATTTTTTTGGTGGTTCTGATATCAGATTAATCAGTTGGAGAAGGACAAAGATGTTGTTGCTCAGGCACAAGCAATTGCAATGCTTGAATCCTTGCCACAGCTTCCATTCTCTGTTGTTAATGCTCTGAATAACTTCCTCGTTGACTCCAAGGTATTATCAAATTGATAGTTACATTAGCTGTAGAATCATGTATTACCGGGAGAGTAACTTTATGAAATTTTATTCTTGATCCCAAGGCGTTCTGGAGAGTTCGAATTGAGGCAGCCTTTGCATTAGCTAATACAGCATCTGAGGTACTACTATCATTAAATGCATAGGACATTGAATACTTCAATCCTTGATTCACTTGAGTtcttaaattattatttttaattactgTATCCGACACAAATCAACTTTTATATGACTTGTTCATCACTATTTTCTTCAGGATACGGATTGGGCTGGCCTACTCCATTTGGTGGCATTCTATAAAAGTCGAAGGTTTGATGCAAATATTGGACTTCCCAAGTATGTCTTTTATTTATGTATAGCTTGAAATGCAAATTGTGGTGATCTTTTTCtagataaaataaattaataactttgtttctttttattgttGCCAGACCAAATGACTTTCATGATATTCCCGAATACTTAGTTCTTGAGGTAATGCAATGAGGTAGGATATGTAATTAGTTGTTCATCATGTGCCATGGTTAGGTGGTTCGTCTGACTTGCACATGTGCACGAAATATTGGAATTTCTCATGCTATACAACTTGTTTTCATCATATAGTATGATACAATAAAGCGACTAGAACAAtcaaagaaacactctcgatGCTGTCTTCATCTAAACATTCATAAAGCTCCCATTGTATTATACTATATGAGAGATACACCATTTGTATTTGTATATCACCTATTTTCATAAAATACTTGAACAGTCTTCTGTTATTAGAAATGCCATAACATTTCATTACCCATGCTCAGTTCTTGACTGATATGGACCCAACAGAAGTTCAGAACCCTAAAACTATGGATTAAGAGTGCTCAAAAATCATTTCAAAAAAGTCTCTTACTTGTCTCCTCTGATATTATACATCAGATATCAATCTAATAATGTTAAACTATATGTGTGAACTTGTCAAGGACCCTCTAGATATAATAGTTGTTTCTTTTACTGGCAGGCAATTCCACATGCTGTAGCTATGGTTAGAGCCGCTGACAAGAAAAGCCCAAGA containing:
- the LOC126793580 gene encoding transcription initiation factor TFIID subunit 2 isoform X2 translates to MAKPRKPKNEDAKPDNSGPLVRHQKLCLSIDLAHRRIYGYTELKVTVPEIGIVGLHAENLGIEGVSVDGEPADYEYYPHSNHRDSESERNWSSVTSPSSAADAAGSCYISALERELVPNLLINCCKAFKGRSEVQEQVVAAENEALQSSEEAKQNLRLIRIDYWVEKAETGIYFRDNVLHTDNQMRRARCWFPCIDDCSQRCCYDLEFTVAQNLVAVSTGTLLYQVLSKDDPPRKTYVYNLDVPVSAWWISLVVAPFEILPDHQSGLISHMCLPANLPKLRNTVEFFHGAFSCYKDYLAVNFPFGSYKQVFIEPEMAVSSLSSGASMSIFSSQVLFDEKIIDQTIDTRVKLAFALARQWFGVYITPEAPNDEWLLDGLAGFLTDLYIKKYLGNNEARYRRFKANCAVCRADDSGATALSSTASCKDLFGTQCIGIYSKIRSWKSVAILQMLEKQMGPESFRKILQTIVSRAQDKTRPVRSLSTKEFRHFANKVGNLERPFLKEFFPRWVELCGCPVLRMGFSYNKRKNMVEVAVLRGCTEISDSSDSTVNANSESEKRDNDTGWPGMMSIRVHELDGTFDHPMLPMAGETVQLLEIQCHSRLVAKRLQKPKKGSKPDGADDNGDATPALDIRSSMESPLLWMRADPEMEYLAEIHFNQPVQMWINQLEKDKDVVAQAQAIAMLESLPQLPFSVVNALNNFLVDSKAFWRVRIEAAFALANTASEDTDWAGLLHLVAFYKSRRFDANIGLPKPNDFHDIPEYLVLEAIPHAVAMVRAADKKSPREAVEFVLQLLKYNDNSGNSYSDVFWLSSLIQSVGELEFGQQSIVLLSSLLKRIDRLLQFDRLMPSYNGILSVSCIRSLTHIALKLSGFVLDRVFELVKPFRDIKAIWQVRVEASRALLDLEFHCKGINAALALFMRYLDEEPSFRGQVKLAAHAMRLCKIRGGSDCEDEVQSQTLVALLRLLEGQMAFNNIFLRHHVFCILQILAGRPATLYGVPRDHRPLLLGDAEGSHVQKNIFAAFIPQSKSQELPSDQPHVGVSVPETSGDALRATQSTMDGLSAPAPGALRDELSIATPEASMGGLSVLAPEASKGDYGASEPPNDAFNSLGPLEPFSDHMVSAVDPSAGGLSAVETFKDVMVAVPERSKDILIVPERSKDIMVVPEHSMDSLAVREPSKEADTITNSHRRKFPVVKIRVKRSTTTTSRAEEGDIQTVERSQGGHASSSVSVDAPQRNFRDVVSLSNFEEVNSCHDRGSRMTVSIGSAKFASDADDNVGKELQCTADSSKVSVQPRTDKSPPSFMHENQDAEVQKYASLQALSVPRNDQNGGSFGTVDVQPHGKEKEKKKDKDKKRKRDKGNREDPQYLERKRLKKEKRQKEKEMSKLLSESAKVPSPDIPNKEVLGIKSATLQPGEPSRSNNKLVLRTVEATRPEASGASGTKTITPKIRIKTKFRTLDKS
- the LOC126793580 gene encoding transcription initiation factor TFIID subunit 2 isoform X1, whose amino-acid sequence is MAKPRKPKNEDAKPDNSGPLVRHQKLCLSIDLAHRRIYGYTELKVTVPEIGIVGLHAENLGIEGVSVDGEPADYEYYPHSNHRDSESERNWSSVTSPSSAADAAGSCYISALERELVPNLLINCCKAFKGRSEVQEQVVAAENEALQSSEEAKQNLRLIRIDYWVEKAETGIYFRDNVLHTDNQMRRARCWFPCIDDCSQRCCYDLEFTVAQNLVAVSTGTLLYQVLSKDDPPRKTYVYNLDVPVSAWWISLVVAPFEILPDHQSGLISHMCLPANLPKLRNTVEFFHGAFSCYKDYLAVNFPFGSYKQVFIEPEMAVSSLSSGASMSIFSSQVLFDEKIIDQTIDTRVKLAFALARQWFGVYITPEAPNDEWLLDGLAGFLTDLYIKKYLGNNEARYRRFKANCAVCRADDSGATALSSTASCKDLFGTQCIGIYSKIRSWKSVAILQMLEKQMGPESFRKILQTIVSRAQDKTRPVRSLSTKEFRHFANKVGNLERPFLKEFFPRWVELCGCPVLRMGFSYNKRKNMVEVAVLRGCTEISDSSDSTVNANSESEKRDNDTGWPGMMSIRVHELDGTFDHPMLPMAGETVQLLEIQCHSRLVAKRLQKPKKGSKPDGADDNGDATPALDIRSSMESPLLWMRADPEMEYLAEIHFNQPVQMWINQLEKDKDVVAQAQAIAMLESLPQLPFSVVNALNNFLVDSKAFWRVRIEAAFALANTASEDTDWAGLLHLVAFYKSRRFDANIGLPKPNDFHDIPEYLVLEAIPHAVAMVRAADKKSPREAVEFVLQLLKYNDNSGNSYSDVFWLSSLIQSVGELEFGQQSIVLLSSLLKRIDRLLQFDRLMPSYNGILSVSCIRSLTHIALKLSGFVLLDRVFELVKPFRDIKAIWQVRVEASRALLDLEFHCKGINAALALFMRYLDEEPSFRGQVKLAAHAMRLCKIRGGSDCEDEVQSQTLVALLRLLEGQMAFNNIFLRHHVFCILQILAGRPATLYGVPRDHRPLLLGDAEGSHVQKNIFAAFIPQSKSQELPSDQPHVGVSVPETSGDALRATQSTMDGLSAPAPGALRDELSIATPEASMGGLSVLAPEASKGDYGASEPPNDAFNSLGPLEPFSDHMVSAVDPSAGGLSAVETFKDVMVAVPERSKDILIVPERSKDIMVVPEHSMDSLAVREPSKEADTITNSHRRKFPVVKIRVKRSTTTTSRAEEGDIQTVERSQGGHASSSVSVDAPQRNFRDVVSLSNFEEVNSCHDRGSRMTVSIGSAKFASDADDNVGKELQCTADSSKVSVQPRTDKSPPSFMHENQDAEVQKYASLQALSVPRNDQNGGSFGTVDVQPHGKEKEKKKDKDKKRKRDKGNREDPQYLERKRLKKEKRQKEKEMSKLLSESAKVPSPDIPNKEVLGIKSATLQPGEPSRSNNKLVLRTVEATRPEASGASGTKTITPKIRIKTKFRTLDKS